The following DNA comes from Brassica oleracea var. oleracea cultivar TO1000 chromosome C5, BOL, whole genome shotgun sequence.
CTTGACAATACTTTGTTTTTTTTTCTAAAAGATATGAAATTTGAAAGAATGAAATACTATTGGTTGGTGAACCTACGGTGAAACCAAAAATAACTCTTTTTGAAATTACAGGTGTGTTAGAAACGTCTATATTAAGGTGAGAGAACCTATGCTCTGGAGGTTTTTGCTACCACTGGTCCCGTGGAACTTATTACCAAGAAAAAGGTTAGTCTCACAATACTGAAAGTTCATTCAACAATGTTACTCTTTAGTTTGGTTTTCATTTTGATCATCAACCTTTTTTTTTATTTTCGTTTCAGTCATGTTAGTTCTTTATTTAAATAACGGTATGTTTGTTTCTCCATCCGGATGAGCCATATGGATGAAGATGAGAGTTTTGTTTGTTTAGGCACTAAAAGTGCAACTCATCCAAATGGATCATCCGAATGACTTTCAGAAATTTAGGCTTAATTTTAAAGTTCATCCAGCTGAACCAATTTAGATCATTTAAATGGAGATGGTTCATTCAAAATGGTATAATGTCTATTATGCCCTTAATATAATTCACAAATTACAAACCTAAACATAATATTATTTTCTCACACATGAAAACTGACAAAACCACAAAAACGCGTTTTCCCGCGAAAACCTAAAAACTAATTTTTCACGTCAAAACCCCAAAACGCATTTTCCCGCCAAAATTGGAAAAATGTGTTTTTACGCCACATTTGCAAAAACGTGTTTTCATGTGAAAATCACAAAAACATGTTTTCACGCCAAAACCCCAAAACGCATTTTCCGCTAAAACACAAAAATACGTTTTTCCGCCAAAATTGGAAAAACGTATCTTCCCGCCATAACCTGTTTTCCCGCCATAACGTGTTTTCCCGCAAAAATTGCAAAAACGTGTTTTCACGCCAAAACCCCAAAAACGTGTTTTCCCGCAAAAATCACAAAACGCGTTTTCCCGTCAAAATTGTAAAATATCGTTTTTCCGTCAAAATGAAAAATCTTCTTTTCTCGCCAAAACCAATTTTTTTTTGTTTTCCTGCCAAAACAAAAAAAAAAACGTGTTTCCCACCAAAACCGAAAATCTCATTTTCCCGCAAAACTGCAAAAATGTGTTTTCCCAACAAAATCGCAAAATCTCGTTTTCCGGCCAAAATCGAAAAATCTCGTTCTCCCGCCAAAACTGCAAAAATGCGTTTTCCCGTCAAAGTCGCAAAATCTCGTTTTCCGGCCAAAACCGAAAATCTCGTTTTCCCACCAAAACCGAAAATCTCGTTTTCCCGCCAAAACCGAAAATCTCGTTTTCCCGCCAAAACCGTAAAAACGCAATTTCCCGCCAAAATCGCAAATCTTGTTTTCCGGCCAAAATCGAAAAAAAACCGTTTTCCCGCCAAAACCGCAAAATCTTGTTTTCCGGCCAAAATCGAAAAAACTCGTTTTCCCGCCAAACCGAAAATCCCGTTTTCCCGCCAAAACCGCAAAAACGCTTTTTCCCGCCTAAATCGCAAAATCTCATTTTCTAGCCAAAATCGAAAAGTGTGTTTTCCCGCTAAAACCAAAAAATCTTGTTTCCCCCCCCCCCCAAACCGCACTCGTTAATTTTGAAATAATTCTTTTACATATTAGATTAAATAATCAAATATAATATAGTTAAAATTAATATCAAATATATGATTAAATCAACACAAGAGTATTTTGGTAATTTGTTTACTAAACTCATTTAGATGGAAATGAAAATAAAGAAACAAACATAAGATTCATTTAGATGATTCATTTAGATGATTCATCTAGATGAGTTATTTGGATGGACAAACAAACAGTCACAAAAATCTGAATGGATCATCTAAATAGATCGTACAAATGAATCATCTAGACGGGGATGACAAATTGTGAAACAAACAGAGTCTAAAGCTCCTAATATATAAAGGAGTCATTACGCTTCAAGTTTAAAGGTATATTGGGCTTATGTAACCAAACCAGACGATTTGGGCTTCCCGTGATGTACTTGCGTCTTTGCAGAGCTATAGGGAGTATTATTTGTCTTGATGGGAGAAAAGCAGAGGAAGCTGCTCGTGTTGTATGCTTCTCAGACCGGAAACGCTCTTGATGCGGCAGAGCGTATTGGCCGTGAAGCTGAACGCCGAGGTTGTCCTGCTTCTATCGTCTCCACCGACGAATTCGACCCCGTATGTGAGCTCTTGTTGATTTTAATAGCTTCTTACTGTGTTCTTTGCTTCGTTTATTGACTGCTTAATGTGAAGGGAACCGTTACAATTCCTCTGTTACATCACTTAGAACCGATGATTGTTGTCATATTCTCTTCATACTAGTAATCACCTCTTCGAGTAAACATATAAAAGCTTTTTCCTTTATAACTTCAAATTCTTATTGAAAGTTGCCTTTTTTTGTTTGTTGCAGAGTTCCTTACCTCATGAGGAGGCTATTGTTTTTGTTGTATCCACTACAGGGCAAGGAGACTCTCCAGATTCTTTTAAGGTTCGTTGTGAATTTTCATTACCAATAATGCAGTTTTAGTTTATTGTTTGTACCTTCCTTGTCTTTTTTTTTCCTTAAATCACTGAAGGAGTTTTGGAAGTTCCTTCTTCAAAGAAACTTGGGAAACTCTTGGTTGCAACGAGTTCGCTTTGCAGTGTTTGGACTAGGTGATTCAGGTTACCAGAAGTACAATGTAATTGCATCTGCCACTATATAAATCGTTTCACATTCTTCTCGACATACATTTTATTTCTGGTTCTGTTTTCATGTAATCATCAATATGAAAGAAAAAAAATTGGCTTTACCGAGGAAGAGGTATATTAGCAAACTAAAAATCCCCCACAACCAGAAATGTTGAGACTTGTCTGAGTTATTCTTCTCTGCCACAAATATTCATGACATTATTTTCTTCTGATATGGCTTTAGTTTGTAGCAAAGAAGCTAGACAAAAGATTACTAGATCTTGGGGCCACAACCATCATTGAGAAAGGTCTGGGAGATGATCAACACCCACCAGGGTATGGAACGGTATTATTATTGAGTAAAATAAAAGACTCTTGTCAGATTTAATCCTACCTTTATTCTTTGATTGCAAATGAACCATTTGGTCAGTGGAAGCTATAATATCCATGTTCTTGCTGTTGCTTGTTTAGTACTATGGTGTCAAGTGTTTGAATACTAAATTTTCAGTTTTTTGTGTTCTCTTTATTTTTCAGGTACGAAGCAACTCGATCCTTGGATGCTGTCTTTGTGGGGTACATTATATCAGATCAATCCCAAATACTTTCCTAAAGGTCCAGATGTGGTGATTCCTCGAGATGAATTAATTGATCAGCCCAAATATAGGATTGTATATCATAAGCAAGAAACACTGGAGCCTGCATTGATGGTAGAGTCGGGTACACCAAGTTTTATTCCCATCATGTTCTTGAGAAGGGAATTCATAGTGTGGATACTTTGCTTCATTCGTGTTAGCTTAGGACTATGTTATGCTCTACTTCACAGGGTACTTTATGTCTAGTTATAAATGTTTATTGCTAGAAATGTCAATGAAGAAAAATTAATTCGAATGTTCTGTTTCAGTTGGCATCATGAAAAGGGTCATGTAGTACTTCACCTGTTCTGGGAAAATTCTATTGCATAATATGCCTCTTATGTATTTACAGATATCATAGAAAGAGCCAGTGAAATGTCACCCGGAAAATTATCCAAGGACAAAAGTAAACCAGACTGCTTTCTCAAGATGGTATGCACATCCATTATATCTTTTTGTTGTATGTTATATATGCTATGCAACCTCGCTGGTTATTCCCTTACCTTGGCTTTAAATATTTCCATCACGCAGACTAAAAATGAAGTCCTGACGAAAGCTGGAAGTACAAAGGATGTCCGCCACTTCGAGTTCCAATTTGTTTCTTCTGTAAGTAATTTTGCTATCACTTAATTTAAGTTGTCGAACAATCAATTTTCTCCTCTTTGTTGAAGTTTTATCATCCTCTTTGGTTTTCTCATTAAAGAGTATCAAATATGAAGTTGGCGATGTTGTTGAGCTTCTTCCAAGCCAAGATTCTTCAGCAGTAGATGCGTTTATAGAACGCTGTGATTTGGACCCGGAATCATTTATCACAGTAAGTAGCTCCACTCTGTTGACATAATGATCTCAGATGGTCTAATTGAGATTTCAAAGTAAATTTTGAGAATTAATTTACTTTCAGGTTCATCCAAGAGAGACAGAGAGTAATGGTTCATTTGGAGAAGTAATTACACATGTCCCTATTAAGCTTAATACTTTTGTTGAATTAACAATGGACGTTACATCCGCTTCACCTCGACGATACTTCTCTGAGGTAAAGAGCTCTTTAATGTCTTTTTCATTGAGTTTATGTGTCAAACTAGTATTTGATGGAAGCCCTTACAATGTATCATCTCTGTTCAGGTGATGAGCTTCTATGCAACAGCTGAACATGAGAAGGCAAGACTGCAATACTTTGCCTCACCAGAGGGACGGGATGACCTCTACAATTACAATCAGAAGGAAAGAAGAAGCGTCCTTGAGGTAACCAAATAAGGACCATGATTTGTCTTGAACACACATCGACTCTTTTAACCAAATATATCGTATTGCTAATGCCTGTGACAGGTGCTAGAGGATTTTCCTTCGGTGCAGATGCCTTTCGAGTGGCTTGTACAGTTAGTACCAGCTCTAAAACCAAGAGCTTTTTCGATATCTTCATCTCCTTTGGCCTACCCTGCTCAAGTACATTTGACCGTAAGCGTAGTATCATGGATGACCCCTTATAAGAGACCTCGAAAGGGTCTATGCTCCACTTGGCTCGCAAGCCTCACACCTGAACAAGGTTAGAACTTTGCTTCTTCTTTACCATAACTGACTCGGTTCTTTGTTTCTATGTATTATCTTACAATTTGTGTTCCGTTGTGTTTAGGGGTAAACATACCGGTTTGGTTTCACAAAAGCTCTCTTCCTGCTCCACCACAGTCTGTTCCGCTCATCTTAGTGGGACCTGGAACCGGATGTGCCCCGTTCCGTGGGTTCATAGCTGAGAGAGCCGTGCAAGCTGAGAGAGCCGTGCAAGCTGAGACTAGCCCGACCGCACCAGTCATGTTGTTCTTTGGTTCCAGAAACGGACACAGATTTTTTATACCGCGACTTCTGGGAGTCCCATGCAAGAGAAGGAGGTGTTGACATGAAGCATAAGTAAGCTGCTAGATTTGAGAAGTAAGCTGCCAGACTTGAGAAGGAGGTGTTGACATGAAGCAGAATTAAGCAAGAGACTTATAAGGTTTTATAAGGATTAATATACTGGAGTATTTTATTGAAGAGAAAAGAAGACCATTGAATATATTTTAAAACAATGAATATTTTATTTATTGTGTACTGAGGCAACTTGCCTTTAAATACTTGTATCCAGATCTATAATTAAATTAAGGAAACTATTCTCTCCTTCTCTCACTTACATTTTGAAATCTACATTTCTCTCTTACTCTCTTTCCTTCATGTTCTTCATTTTCCAGAAATAAACTCTCAATAATTCTCTCTTTCTAACTTGGTATCAGATCAATAAGCTTTTGAACCTCACAAAAGCTTCCACAAATTTCTTTATTTCTTTCTCAGATTATCTTCAAAATATGTTGGATACATCATTTTATCCACTGCCCCAAAGGTCTTTCAAAAGAGAAGAACCTCACTAGAACTCAAGATAGAGGAGTATCCTATTCTCTGGAACTCAAGAAAGCTTCAGCCATATCAGGAAAAGCTGCATCAGAGTCCAGTTTATCTCAAAATCAGTTGGAACAATCTATTGTCCACTGGTTCATATCTCTTCATGAGGAAGAACTCCAACATGGTATTGTTTCCAGAGTACAAGAAGGCTAAGGAACAACATAAGAAGCGGAATATGCCAAGAAGAAGTGACTTGAATCAAGCCAGGAATGTAATCAAGGAGTTTGAGCATCCATCGATTCAAGGTCGAACCATGTATTCATCTGTCATTGGTAGTTCAAATGAAGAAGGAACATGGAGAAGTACTGATAGTGCAGCCAACACTGATGGTCCAGCAATCATGAGTGACCTACATTCTCTTATCCAAGCCTTTATCTCATCAAAGAAGGCCGGTACACACTCTCTTGACCCTAAACCTATCATTATAGATTCAGGAGCAAGCCATCACATGATTAGTGATAGGAACTTGATTAGTGATGTCCAGCCTGCCTCAGGGAATGTTCAAATAGCANNNNNNNNNNNNNNNNNNNNNNNNNNNNNNNNNAGGTTGTTTGATAGGGAATCTACTGCCTTGTATATGCCTCAGTTTACATCAAACTTGCTATCTGTGAGAAAGGCTACTGTTGATCTGAGTTGTCAGGTTATCTTCAGACCAGATGAGGTTGAATTTCAAGACTTAAAGACAGACCAGGTGATTGGAAAGGGGCACGTTCACAATGAACTCTATCATCTTCAGAAGACAGAGATGTCTAGACCTTCCACTTCTCAGTGTTTGGCTAGTACATCCAGCNNNNNNNNNNNNNNNNNNNNNNNNNNNNNNNNNNNNNNNNNNNNNNNNNNNNNNNNNNNNNNNNNNNNNNNNNNNNNNNNNNNNNNNNNNNNNNNNNNNNNNNNNNNNNNNNNNNNNNNNNNNNNNNNNNNNNNNNNNNNNNNNNNNNNNNNNNNNNNNNTATCTGCAACCATTTCAATGCCAAGATGAAAATTCTAAGGTCAGATAATGGTGGAGAGTATACAAGTCATGCATTTAAGCAATATCTTGCTCAACATGGGATTACTCACCAGACAAGCTGTCCTTACACTCCTCAACAGAATGGAGTTGCTGAGAGAAAGAACAGACATTTGATGGAGGTAGCAAGATCAATGATGTTCCACACCAATGTTCCAAAAAGATTCTGGAGTGATGTTGTGATGTCTGCTACTTATCTGATCAATAGAACTCCAACTAAAGTCCTCAACGACATGTCTCCTTTTGAGGTTCTAAATAAGACCAAACCATCTTTGGACCATTTGCGTGTGTTTGGATGCCTCTGTTTTGTGATGATACCTGGGGAGCTGAGGAACAAGCTTGATGCTAAAAGCTCAAAAGCTATGTTCATTGGTTACTCTCCAACTCAGAAGGGGTATAAGTGCTATGATCCAGAGTCAAGAAGGGTTCTTGTCTCGAGGGATGTGAAGTTTGCAGAATCTAGAGGCTATTATGATGGAAAGAGTTGGGATGAGCTCAAAGATCTTTCTCAATCAGCCTCAGATAGAGCAAATAACCTTAGGGGAGTAATGGAGAGCCTGGGAATCAGTATGCCCTCTTTACCAAGGGTGGAACCTGTCCCAGAAAATGTACCATCTACTGACCCTCTTTACCAAGTGTGGAACCTGTCCCTGAAAATTTATCATCTACTGCAGCTGATAGTGTTGAGATCACTCATCCTAATCGTGAGGGGGGCAGTAGAAATGTTGAGCAGTCTACACAAGCTCAACCTGAAGAGAGCTCTGTAGCTCATGATCAAGATGAGATGCCATTATAATCAGATGTTGAGACTCAAGTAGAGGCGCCAAGTGAAGGAAATGAAGCAGAACCTGAGCAGATACAACCTTTGAGAAGGAGTACAAGGATCAGGAAACCCTCACAATGGATCAATACAAAAGTTTACTTCAATGCTGAAGCTGTAGCTCACCCAATAAGTGCAGTATGCTCCCTTGCTCAATATCCAGAAGATCATCAAGTCTTCATCAGTGAATTTGATCAGGAATACATTCCAAGAACATATGAAGAAGCTATGTTCAAGAATGATACATGGTTTGAGACTGAACTTCCAAAAACAAAGAAGNNNNNNNNNNNNNNNNNNNNNNNNNNNNNNNNNNNNNNNNNNNAGAAAGGAAGAAGACAAGGCTGGTTGCAAGAGGATATACCCAAGTCTATGGAGAAGACTATTTAGACACCTTTGCACCAGTAGCTAAGCTCCACACCATAAGAATTCTGCTCTCTTTGGCTGTGAACTTGGAATGGGATCTATGGCAGATGAATGTCAAGAATGCATTTCTACAAGGAAAGATTGAGGATGAGGTGTATATGAGACCACCACCTGGTATGGAAGACATGGTCAAGCCAGGAAATGTCCTAAGGATGAAGAAATCAATCTATGGATTAAAACAGTCTCCAAGAGCCTGGTATCACAAGCTGAGTACAACCCTCAATGAAGAAAGCAATCTATGGATTAAAACAGTCTCCAAGAGCCTGGTATCACAAGCTGAGTACAACCCTCAATGGAAAAGGGTTTGTAAAGTCAGAAGCTGATCGCACACTTTTTACCCTCACAAGTAAGCAAGGAATTGTGGTGATTCTGATCTATGTAGATGATATCATCATCACATGAAGTGACAAGGAAGGTATCATCTCTACTAAATTTTTTCTTAAGTCTACCTTTGATATTAAAGATTTGGATGAGCTAAAGTACTTTCTAGGGATAGAAATATGCCGCTCTAAACAGGGNNNNNNNNNNNNNNNNNNNNNNNNNNNNNNNNNNNNNNNNNNNNNNNNNNNNNNAAGAGTAGCTAAGACACCACTTGAAGAAGGTTACAAGGTCTTGCGTGAGGGGTAGTTTGAGGATACTCCATTTGGCGACTTCAAGCTCTATAGAAGGATGGTTGGGAAGCTAATCTATCTCACCATTACAAGACCAGACTTCTGTTTTGCTGTAAATCAAGCCAGTCAACATATGCAAGCACCAAAGGTTCATCATTGGAATGTGGTGGAAAGGATCATGAGATATCTAAGGGAGGATCCTAGTCAAGGTGTTTGGATGGGTTGCAATAAGAGTACANNNNNNNNNNNNNNNNNNNNNNNNNNNNNNNNNNNNNNNNNNNNNNNNNNNNNNNNNNNNNNNNNNNNNNNNNNNNNNNNNNNNNNNNNNNNNNNNNNNNNNNNNNNNNNNNNNNNNNNNNNNNNNNNNNNNNNNNNNNNNNNNNNNNNNNNNNNNNNNNNNNNNNNNNNNNNNNNNNNNNNNNNNNNNNNNNNNNNNNNNNNNNNNNNNNNNNNNNNNNNNNNNNNNNNNNNNNNNNNNNNNNNNNNNNNNNNNNNNNNNNNNNNNNNNNNNNNNNNNNNNNNNNNNNNNNNNNNNNNNNNNNNNNNNNNNNNNNNNNNNNNNNNNNTTCATGAAGTGTTCTACTCTTTTTCCTTGACTTGGGTTTTCTCCCAAAGGGTTTTACCTAGTTGAGGTTTTAATGAGGAAATACTTCATGGCTTCCAAGCTTGACTTGTTCCATATGGCCAAGCTTGAGGGGTAGTGTTGACATGAAGCAGAAGTAAGCTGCCAGACTTGAGAAGTAAGCTGTTAGACTTGAGAATTAAGCTGCCAGACTTGAGAAGTAAACTGCCAGACTTGAGAATTAAGCTAGAGACTTATAAAGTTTTATAAGGTTTTATAAGGATTACTATACTGGAGTATTTTATTGAAGAGAAGAAGAAGAGAGAAGAAGACCATTGAAGATATTTTAAAACAATGAATATTTTATTTATTGTGTACTGAGGCAACTTGCCTTTAAATACTTGTATTCAGATCTACAATTAAATTAAGGAAACTATTCTCTACTTCTCTCTCTTGCATTTTGAAATCTACATCTCTCTCGTACTTTCTCTTTCCCTCATGTTCTTCATTCTCTAGAAATAAATTTTCATTCTAACAGGAGGCATGCTCTCTGAAGTAAGAGGCGGCGGGTTTTACACTGCATTCTCTAGAGACCAGCCGAAGAAGGTTTACGTGCAACACAAAATCCGAGAGATGGGGAAGGAAGTTTGGGATTTGCTATGCGATGGAGCTGCCGTTTACGTGGCGGGCTCGTCCACGAAAATGCCTTGTGATGTGATGTCGGCTTTGGAGGAGATTGTGATGGAGGAGACCGGAGGATCAAAGGAAATGGCTTCACGGTGGCTCAAGGCTTGGGAGAAAATACAATGTTGAAGCTTGGTCTTAAACCCAACTTCCTCCATATATCATGTAATGTTTGGATTAGTAGTTATAAGAATCATTGGATTTTTATTTAAATTGATTTTGTATTCACA
Coding sequences within:
- the LOC106343436 gene encoding NADPH-dependent diflavin oxidoreductase 1-like isoform X3 translates to MSPGKLSKDKSKPDCFLKMTKNEVLTKAGSTKDVRHFEFQFVSSSIKYEVGDVVELLPSQDSSAVDAFIERCDLDPESFITVHPRETESNGSFGEVITHVPIKLNTFVELTMDVTSASPRRYFSEVMSFYATAEHEKARLQYFASPEGRDDLYNYNQKERRSVLEVLEDFPSVQMPFEWLVQLVPALKPRAFSISSSPLAYPAQVHLTVSVVSWMTPYKRPRKGLCSTWLASLTPEQGVNIPVWFHKSSLPAPPQSVPLILVGPGTGCAPFRGFIAERAVQAERAVQAETSPTAPVMLFFGSRNGHRFFIPRLLGVPCKRRRC
- the LOC106343436 gene encoding NADPH-dependent diflavin oxidoreductase 1-like isoform X1; this encodes MINTHQGTKQLDPWMLSLWGTLYQINPKYFPKGPDVVIPRDELIDQPKYRIVYHKQETLEPALMVESDIIERASEMSPGKLSKDKSKPDCFLKMTKNEVLTKAGSTKDVRHFEFQFVSSSIKYEVGDVVELLPSQDSSAVDAFIERCDLDPESFITVHPRETESNGSFGEVITHVPIKLNTFVELTMDVTSASPRRYFSEVMSFYATAEHEKARLQYFASPEGRDDLYNYNQKERRSVLEVLEDFPSVQMPFEWLVQLVPALKPRAFSISSSPLAYPAQVHLTVSVVSWMTPYKRPRKGLCSTWLASLTPEQGVNIPVWFHKSSLPAPPQSVPLILVGPGTGCAPFRGFIAERAVQAERAVQAETSPTAPVMLFFGSRNGHRFFIPRLLGVPCKRRRC
- the LOC106345046 gene encoding NADPH-dependent diflavin oxidoreductase 1, with protein sequence MVGKLIYLTITRPDFCFAVNQASQHMQAPKVHHWNVVERIMRYLREDPSQGVWMGCNKRGMLSEVRGGGFYTAFSRDQPKKVYVQHKIREMGKEVWDLLCDGAAVYVAGSSTKMPCDVMSALEEIVMEETGGSKEMASRWLKAWEKIQC
- the LOC106343436 gene encoding NADPH-dependent diflavin oxidoreductase 1-like isoform X2, with product MLSLWGTLYQINPKYFPKGPDVVIPRDELIDQPKYRIVYHKQETLEPALMVESDIIERASEMSPGKLSKDKSKPDCFLKMTKNEVLTKAGSTKDVRHFEFQFVSSSIKYEVGDVVELLPSQDSSAVDAFIERCDLDPESFITVHPRETESNGSFGEVITHVPIKLNTFVELTMDVTSASPRRYFSEVMSFYATAEHEKARLQYFASPEGRDDLYNYNQKERRSVLEVLEDFPSVQMPFEWLVQLVPALKPRAFSISSSPLAYPAQVHLTVSVVSWMTPYKRPRKGLCSTWLASLTPEQGVNIPVWFHKSSLPAPPQSVPLILVGPGTGCAPFRGFIAERAVQAERAVQAETSPTAPVMLFFGSRNGHRFFIPRLLGVPCKRRRC